One stretch of Manis pentadactyla isolate mManPen7 chromosome 10, mManPen7.hap1, whole genome shotgun sequence DNA includes these proteins:
- the LITAF gene encoding lipopolysaccharide-induced tumor necrosis factor-alpha factor yields the protein MSAPGSYQAAAGPSPVPTAPPSYEETVAINSYYPTPPAPMPGPTTGLMTGPDGKGMNPPACYTQPVPVPNANAVAVQTVYVQQPISFFDRPIQMCCPSCNKMIVTQLSYNAGALTWLSCGSLCLLGCAAGCCFIPFCVDALQDVDHYCPNCKALLGTYKRL from the exons ATGTCTGCTCCAGGATCCTACCAGGCGGCCGCTGGGCCTTCCCCGGTGCCAACTGCACCCCCATCCTATGAAGAGACGGTGGCCATTAACAGTTACTACCCCACGCCTCCTGCCCCCATGCCTGGACCAACCACAGGGCTCATGACGGGCCCGGATGGGAAGGGTATGAATCCTCCAGCGTGTTACACCCAGCCAGTGCCTGTCCCCAACGCCAATGCAG TTGCGGTGCAGACGGTCTATGTGCAGCAGCCCATCTCCTTTTTCGACCGCCCAATCCAGATGTGTTGTCCTTCCTGCAATAAGATGATTGTGACTCAGCTGTCCTACAACGCCGGCGCCCTGACCTGGCTGTCCTGCGGGAGCCTGTGCCTCCTGGG GTGCGCAGCAGGCTGCTGCTTCATCCCTTTCTGCGTGGATGCCCTGCAGGACGTGGACCACTACTGTCCCAACTGCAAAGCTCTCCTGGGCACCTACAAGCGTTTGTAG